The sequence GGGGCACTGGAAGCCATTATCAGTGGCATTACCTGGTGCTTTACGGCGGTTGGTACCAGCGGCGATTTTGTTCCCGCATTGCCAGTAGCCATCATGCGTCCATTTAGTGGGGGCGGAGCCAGGGGATTAATGCTCGATATATTTAAAACCCATGGCCCCGATAGTTTTATTGGACAATTGGCCAGTACCTTTCAAGGTAGTGCCGACACAACTTTCTACATCATTGCCTTATACTTCGGTAGTGTTGGTATTAAGAAAGTACGCTACGCCATCTGGGCAGGTATGCTAGCAGATCTCATAGGGGTAATAGCTGCTATTGTGATTGCTTATATCTTTTTCAAATAAGCATTATAAAATTTACCAATAGCCGCTACTTACAATTGATATGGCACAATCTTGCCTTCAAAAAAGCTATTCAATCTAATTGGTCTCTGACAACTCCATGATGATGTCCCATTCTGCTTCAGTAACGGGTTGCACAGATAATCTTTGTGCTTTCACCAATGCCATATTTGCTAAACGTTTGTCGGATTTTACGGTGGCCAGACTAACAGGCTTTTTTAATTTTTTAACTGGTTTAAAATCCACTACTACCCATGCGGTTTCCTCTGTGGTTGGATCCTGATAAGCCTCTGTAACTACTTTGGCTATGCCTACAATTTCAAGGCCTTCATTGCTATGATACCACAAAGCGAGATCCCCTTTTTTCATGGCTCTTAAATTGTTTCTAGCTTGGTAATTTCTTACACCATCCCAAAATGTCTGCTT is a genomic window of Sediminibacterium sp. TEGAF015 containing:
- a CDS encoding EVE domain-containing protein encodes the protein MSFWLIKSEPFKYSWDQFVKDKQTFWDGVRNYQARNNLRAMKKGDLALWYHSNEGLEIVGIAKVVTEAYQDPTTEETAWVVVDFKPVKKLKKPVSLATVKSDKRLANMALVKAQRLSVQPVTEAEWDIIMELSETN